In the Ilumatobacteraceae bacterium genome, one interval contains:
- a CDS encoding molybdopterin-dependent oxidoreductase: MTLSPHPPHDRWHDWTELDAKAWPNKVERNYTVVPTTCFNCEAACGLTAFVDNETGEIAKFEGNPEHPASRGRNCAKGPATLNQVDDPERILYPMKRTGDRGGGGWERITWDQALDEIGGRIRTALQEHRTNEIMYHVGRPGEDGYTERVLKAWGVDGHNSHTNICSSNARIGYQSWMGHDRPSSDFANAEVIFLISAHLEAGHYFNPHAQRIMEGKEKGATVICVDPRLSNTGAKADYWLATWPGTEPFMLLAIARLLIENGTWQRDFVRRWVNWETYLTETRPDLPCEFESLEQALLDEYADYTPERAEHVSGVKADTIREIAEIIGAHPTKFASHNWRAAGAGNLGGWQVARCLFFLNVLTGSVATKGGTAGNGWNKFVPHPPKGGQPITTWNEMSWPKEYPLSYHEMSILLPHFLNEGRGKLDTYFSRVYNPIWTNPDGFSWMEALLDESKVECHVALTPTWSETAWYADYVLPMGVGSERHDVASFETHSGRWIGFRQPVMRRYAELKGEDTGADHRTHEFNKGEVWEENEFWVDLSWRIDPDGSLGIRQFFESDERPGTPMGVDEYYGRMFAESVPGLADDAAAAGQTPLDYMRDRGAYAVPGQMYEPYERVVDPDEVADCTKDAAGVFRKPGTEGSWDGADGTLDGLHLAKLGDGSPAVEVDGEAKEGFPTPSKKLELFSTTLRDWGWPEHATPGWIPSHVHWEDLDMAGNERILLPTFRIPTLIHTRSGNSKWLNEISHRHPLWIHPSDAEQLGIEESGLVRITTRIGHFVIAAWRTEGIRPGVVAASHHMGRWRIEEDQAKSWGAGKARIDHDGSEWKLTREHGVEPYDSGTKADGGDPDTQRIWWNDTGVHQNLTFSVQPDPISGMQCWHQRVRVTPAEAGDRYGDVVVDTAKSREAYLDWLSKTRPAPGPGGLRRPMWFARPLKPEPSAYRV; encoded by the coding sequence ATGACGCTGTCACCGCATCCGCCGCACGACCGGTGGCACGACTGGACCGAACTCGACGCGAAGGCGTGGCCGAACAAGGTCGAGCGGAACTACACGGTCGTGCCGACCACGTGCTTCAACTGCGAGGCGGCGTGCGGGCTGACGGCGTTCGTCGACAACGAGACGGGCGAGATCGCCAAGTTCGAGGGCAACCCCGAGCACCCGGCGAGCCGAGGCCGCAACTGTGCCAAGGGCCCCGCCACGCTCAACCAGGTCGACGACCCGGAACGGATCCTGTACCCGATGAAGCGCACCGGTGACCGCGGTGGGGGCGGCTGGGAGCGGATCACCTGGGACCAGGCGCTCGACGAGATCGGCGGCCGCATCCGCACCGCGCTGCAGGAGCACCGGACCAACGAGATCATGTACCACGTCGGCCGCCCGGGCGAGGACGGCTACACCGAACGGGTCCTCAAGGCGTGGGGTGTCGACGGCCACAACAGCCACACCAACATCTGCTCGTCGAATGCGCGCATCGGCTACCAGTCGTGGATGGGCCACGACCGCCCGTCGAGCGACTTCGCCAACGCCGAGGTGATCTTCCTGATCTCGGCCCACCTCGAGGCCGGCCACTACTTCAACCCGCACGCACAGCGCATCATGGAGGGCAAGGAGAAGGGCGCCACGGTGATCTGCGTCGACCCGCGGCTGTCCAACACCGGCGCCAAGGCCGACTACTGGCTCGCCACCTGGCCCGGCACCGAGCCGTTCATGCTGCTCGCCATCGCCCGACTGCTGATCGAGAACGGCACCTGGCAGCGCGACTTCGTCCGGCGGTGGGTGAACTGGGAGACGTACCTGACCGAGACCCGTCCCGACCTGCCGTGCGAGTTCGAGTCGCTGGAGCAGGCGTTGCTCGACGAGTACGCGGACTACACGCCGGAACGGGCCGAACACGTCAGCGGCGTGAAGGCCGACACGATCCGCGAGATCGCCGAGATCATCGGTGCCCACCCGACGAAGTTCGCGAGCCACAACTGGCGGGCTGCCGGCGCCGGCAACCTCGGCGGGTGGCAGGTGGCGCGCTGCCTGTTCTTCCTGAACGTGCTGACCGGCTCCGTCGCCACCAAAGGTGGCACCGCCGGCAACGGCTGGAACAAGTTCGTCCCGCATCCGCCGAAGGGCGGCCAGCCGATCACGACGTGGAACGAGATGTCGTGGCCGAAGGAATACCCGCTCTCGTACCACGAGATGTCGATCCTGCTCCCCCATTTCCTCAACGAGGGGCGCGGCAAGCTCGACACGTACTTCAGCCGGGTGTACAACCCGATCTGGACCAATCCCGACGGCTTCTCTTGGATGGAGGCGCTCCTCGACGAGAGCAAGGTGGAATGCCACGTCGCACTCACCCCCACCTGGTCCGAGACCGCGTGGTACGCCGACTACGTGCTGCCGATGGGTGTCGGTTCCGAGCGCCACGACGTGGCGAGCTTCGAGACCCACTCCGGCCGCTGGATCGGCTTCCGCCAGCCGGTCATGCGGCGCTACGCAGAACTCAAGGGCGAGGACACGGGCGCCGACCACCGGACCCACGAGTTCAACAAGGGTGAGGTCTGGGAGGAGAACGAGTTCTGGGTCGACCTGTCGTGGCGGATCGACCCCGACGGGTCGCTCGGCATCCGGCAATTCTTCGAGAGCGACGAGCGGCCTGGCACGCCGATGGGTGTCGACGAGTACTACGGCCGGATGTTCGCCGAGAGCGTGCCGGGCCTGGCCGACGACGCGGCCGCGGCCGGCCAGACACCGCTCGACTACATGCGCGACCGAGGCGCCTACGCCGTGCCCGGCCAGATGTACGAGCCGTACGAGCGGGTGGTCGATCCCGACGAGGTCGCCGACTGCACGAAGGACGCAGCCGGCGTGTTCCGCAAGCCCGGGACCGAGGGGTCGTGGGACGGCGCCGACGGCACCCTCGACGGGCTCCACCTCGCCAAGCTCGGCGACGGCTCCCCTGCCGTCGAGGTCGACGGCGAGGCCAAGGAGGGGTTCCCGACCCCGTCGAAGAAGCTCGAACTGTTCTCGACCACGCTGCGCGACTGGGGCTGGCCCGAACACGCGACACCGGGCTGGATCCCCTCGCACGTTCACTGGGAAGACCTCGACATGGCCGGCAACGAACGGATCCTCCTCCCGACGTTCCGCATCCCCACCCTGATCCACACCCGCTCGGGCAACTCGAAATGGCTCAACGAGATCAGCCACCGCCATCCGCTGTGGATCCACCCGTCCGATGCCGAGCAACTCGGCATCGAGGAGAGCGGGCTCGTGCGCATCACCACGCGTATCGGGCACTTCGTGATCGCCGCCTGGCGAACCGAGGGCATCCGGCCCGGCGTGGTCGCGGCATCGCACCACATGGGGCGCTGGCGGATCGAGGAGGACCAGGCCAAGTCGTGGGGCGCCGGCAAGGCACGGATCGACCACGACGGCAGCGAGTGGAAACTCACCAGGGAGCACGGCGTCGAACCGTACGACTCGGGCACCAAGGCCGATGGCGGCGACCCGGACACCCAGCGCATCTGGTGGAACGACACCGGCGTCCACCAGAACCTGACGTTCTCGGTCCAACCGGACCCGATCTCCGGCATGCAGTGCTGGCACCAGCGGGTCCGGGTCACACCGGCCGAGGCAGGCGACCGGTACGGCGACGTCGTCGTCGACACGGCGAAGTCGCGGGAGGCCTATCTCGATTGGCTATCGAAGACCCGGCCGGCGCCCGGACCAGGCGGCCTGCGGCGACCCATGTGGTTCGCGAGGCCACTCAAGCCGGAGCCCAGCGCCTATCGTGTCTGA
- a CDS encoding GntR family transcriptional regulator — protein sequence MTESEFTDGAHALDRRSTTPLWAQLDAELRRRMELGQFADRFPTDRELMEVYDVSRHTARHAVSQLGADGILRRARGVGTSVDRRTFERSLGSLYSLFQVVEESGVQQHSEVRQLELVTDADAAEQLGLAADAPLVLIDRLRWAGDEPLAIDRIWLPADVAEPLLQVDFTRTSLYAELERAAGMRPNAGWERIHPGIPTDEERSSLRLDAGEAVFSIERLGTYSGDALEWRVTTIRGDRFTLVADWTAGQRNELRPHMLVG from the coding sequence ATGACCGAGTCAGAATTCACCGACGGAGCGCACGCGCTCGACCGCCGATCCACCACGCCGTTGTGGGCGCAACTCGACGCCGAATTGCGTCGCCGTATGGAACTCGGTCAGTTCGCCGACCGGTTCCCGACCGATCGCGAACTCATGGAGGTGTACGACGTCAGTCGTCACACGGCGCGGCACGCCGTGAGCCAGCTCGGCGCCGACGGCATCCTGCGCCGGGCGCGCGGGGTCGGCACCTCGGTCGACCGGCGCACGTTCGAGCGATCGCTCGGGTCGCTGTACAGCCTCTTCCAGGTCGTCGAGGAGAGCGGCGTACAGCAGCACAGCGAGGTCCGTCAGCTCGAGCTCGTGACCGACGCCGACGCGGCAGAACAACTCGGACTCGCCGCCGACGCGCCGCTCGTCCTGATCGACCGACTCCGGTGGGCCGGCGACGAACCGCTCGCGATCGATCGCATCTGGCTGCCGGCCGACGTCGCCGAACCCCTGCTGCAGGTCGACTTCACCCGCACGTCGCTCTACGCCGAACTCGAACGAGCGGCCGGGATGCGTCCGAACGCCGGTTGGGAGCGCATCCACCCCGGCATCCCCACCGACGAGGAACGATCGTCGCTCCGACTCGACGCCGGCGAGGCCGTGTTCTCGATCGAACGGCTCGGCACCTACAGCGGCGATGCGCTCGAGTGGCGCGTCACCACCATCCGCGGCGACCGCTTCACGCTCGTCGCCGACTGGACCGCCGGCCAGCGCAACGAGCTGCGGCCGCACATGCTGGTCGGCTGA
- a CDS encoding FABP family protein has translation MPELHPELHPDLGHVAHLLGTWSGRGHGEYPTIPSFDYTETITFTHVGKPFLAYTQRTRRVEPDGSLGPPLHAESGYWRFPAPGRVEAVLSHPTGVNEVEEGTIERRSDGATVIELTSTSVALTTSAKLVTALGRTFEIVGDSITYRLSMAAVGLPRQHHLAARLTRQPGDAST, from the coding sequence GTGCCCGAACTCCATCCCGAACTCCATCCCGATCTCGGCCACGTCGCCCACCTGCTCGGCACGTGGTCGGGTCGCGGACACGGCGAGTACCCCACGATCCCCTCGTTCGACTACACCGAGACGATCACGTTCACGCACGTCGGCAAACCCTTCCTCGCGTACACACAGCGAACCCGTCGCGTCGAGCCCGACGGATCACTCGGCCCGCCGCTCCACGCGGAGTCCGGCTACTGGCGATTTCCCGCCCCGGGGCGGGTCGAAGCCGTGCTCAGCCACCCAACGGGCGTGAACGAGGTGGAGGAGGGCACGATCGAACGCCGCAGCGACGGGGCGACGGTCATCGAGCTGACGTCGACCTCGGTCGCGCTGACGACATCGGCCAAATTGGTCACTGCCCTCGGCCGCACGTTCGAGATCGTCGGCGACTCGATCACGTATCGGCTGTCGATGGCCGCGGTCGGCCTACCCCGCCAACACCACCTGGCGGCGAGGCTCACCCGGCAACCCGGCGACGCCTCGACCTGA
- a CDS encoding steroid 3-ketoacyl-CoA thiolase: MTGNAQDVVIVDAVRTPIGRRNGGLSSVHPATLLATVQAALIERVGIDPAEVGQVVGGCVSQVGEQSFNVTRTAWLSAGLPLTTAATTVDTQCGSSQQATNLAASLVGSSVVDAAIACGVEVMSRVPIGSNSSKRLGLGIPIPKPYFEQYEMTSQFEGAERIADRWGITRADTDAFGLASQERAARAWAEGRFDGQIVEVEAPDVDDDGNPADSTHLVTRDEGLRDTNLEKLASLKPVGRENGVHTAGNSSQISDGAAAVLMMTADQAVALGLTPRARIVDTCLVGVDPELMLTGPIDATERLLERNGLSIDEVDNFEINEAFASVVLAWQRQVGADPEKTNPNGGAIALGHPLGGTGAFLLTKSLYELERTDGRLGLVSMCCGGGLGTGTLIERL; encoded by the coding sequence ATGACCGGGAACGCTCAGGATGTCGTGATCGTCGATGCAGTCCGCACCCCCATTGGGCGCCGGAACGGCGGCCTCTCGTCGGTGCACCCTGCCACCCTGCTGGCGACCGTGCAGGCGGCGCTGATCGAACGCGTCGGCATCGATCCGGCCGAGGTCGGCCAGGTGGTCGGTGGCTGCGTCAGCCAGGTCGGCGAGCAGAGCTTCAACGTCACGCGCACCGCATGGCTCTCGGCGGGTCTCCCGCTGACGACCGCTGCCACGACCGTCGACACCCAATGCGGTTCGAGCCAGCAGGCGACCAACCTCGCCGCCTCCCTCGTGGGTTCGAGCGTCGTCGATGCCGCGATCGCGTGCGGCGTCGAGGTGATGAGCCGGGTCCCGATCGGCTCGAACTCGTCGAAGCGGCTGGGCCTCGGTATCCCGATCCCGAAGCCGTACTTCGAGCAGTACGAGATGACCTCGCAGTTCGAGGGCGCCGAGCGGATCGCCGACAGATGGGGCATCACCCGGGCCGACACCGACGCGTTCGGGCTCGCCTCGCAGGAGCGTGCGGCGCGGGCGTGGGCCGAGGGGCGGTTCGACGGGCAGATCGTCGAGGTCGAGGCCCCCGATGTCGACGACGACGGCAACCCCGCCGATTCGACCCACCTGGTCACCCGTGACGAGGGATTGCGCGACACCAACCTCGAGAAACTCGCTTCGCTCAAGCCGGTCGGGCGCGAGAACGGCGTGCACACGGCCGGCAACTCGTCACAGATCTCCGACGGTGCCGCGGCCGTGCTGATGATGACCGCCGACCAGGCCGTCGCGCTCGGGCTCACGCCGCGCGCTCGGATCGTCGACACCTGCCTCGTCGGGGTCGACCCGGAGCTGATGCTGACCGGCCCGATCGACGCCACCGAACGGCTCCTCGAGCGGAACGGGCTGTCGATCGACGAGGTCGACAACTTCGAGATCAACGAAGCCTTCGCGTCGGTCGTGCTCGCCTGGCAGCGCCAGGTCGGCGCCGACCCGGAGAAGACGAACCCGAACGGCGGGGCGATCGCACTGGGCCATCCGCTCGGCGGGACGGGCGCGTTCCTGCTCACGAAGTCGCTGTACGAACTCGAACGCACCGACGGCCGTCTCGGCCTCGTCTCGATGTGCTGCGGCGGCGGACTCGGCACCGGCACCCTCATCGAACGCCTCTGA